Genomic DNA from Thermobifida alba:
TCAGCCCCCACGTGCGCCCACACGTGGGGGCGGTCCATCCCCACGTGCGTGGGGCTCACCACCAGGCCGCGAGAGGCCAGGATGTCGGCGTCGGTCCATCCCCACGTGCGTGGGGCTCACACGGCGGGCAGGACCCTGCCGGTCAGTACCCGCGGTCCATCCCCACGTGCGTGGGGCTCACCACCTCCACCGGGGACAGTATTTGACTCGCCACGGTCCATCCCCACGTGCGTGGGGCTCACCGCCCTCGTCGGGGTGCCAGCCCGGCGAGGGCAGGTCCATCCCCACGTGCGTGGGGCTCACATGAGGATGATGAGGGATGCGACTGGGAGTGCCGGTCCATCCCCACGTGCGTGGGGCTCACGACCGCGCGGGCGCGTTCGCGGCGCGGGGCGACGGTCCATCCCCACGTGCGTGGGGCTCACCGTTGATGACCTGCACCTTTGCAGGCCGTTATCTCCGCGTTACCACCCTTCCGGGACCGGGGGCATCTCTTGTTCCGCTTCCTCCAGTGCTGACAGTTGGATCAGCTGGAGCCCGTCGAAATCGACAGTTGTGCGGCGACGCTCCCCTGCGGTGCGGATGGTGAAGCCCTGCTCGTTGTCGTCAGGGTGAACACACACGGCGGCTCCGACACCCACCGAGGCGCTCACCACCGACCACAACTCGTCCCGGACGCGGGCACTCATCGTGCCCACGTACACGCCGGCGACCGGTTCGAGCATCCACCTCGACAGTGCGCCTCGCACGTGGTCGGGGACGGCTGTCGTTGCGATCATCACGAGCCTGGCCATCAGGACTCCCTGTCATCCGCGGTGTGTTCCGCGTAGTTCACGCCTCCGGCGACGGCTCCGGCCACCGGGTCCCACAGGTCGACGACCTGCCACGGTCCTCCCGACCTCGGCGTCTCCTCTTCCGAGCGGTCCTCGTCCGGGGAGTCCGGGGAGAGGAGGGCCTGCACGTCCCGGACGATCTGCGGGATGAGACGGTACAGCTTCAGGTCCTGGCGGAGCCGGAAACGCGCTTCCCGTTCCGGGTTTTCCGCCCGGCTCAGGGAGAAGGCGAGGGGAACGGTGGTCTGCGCTTTGTAGAGGTCGGCGATGTCGTAGACGAACGCGTCCTGTTTGCCGGAGTGGACGAATCCGAGCGCGGGATGGCAGCCCAGGTGCGCCAGCACCGAGTGCACCACCCCGTAGAGGGCGGCGTTGCCCGCCGACAGTGCCTTGTTGACAGGGTCCTGGTCGTCCCAGTCGTGGGGATCGTAGTTGCGTTTGAACGGCTTCACCCGGTTCTTGGTCGCCAGACTCCGGTAGAGGGCCTTCATGCGGGCCCCTTCGAGTTGCCGCAGTCTCTCGACGGACGTGCTGGGAGGCGGTTCCGCGCCGAACCGCATCTCGTACATCCGGGTGGCGATCTCCAGGCGGCGCTGGTCGTCGGAGTAGGCGCGGGCCTGCCGGTCGATCCACTTCGTGGTGCGGTTGGGGGCGGGGAAACTCCCGTAGTTGAGGATGCCGCCCGCACCGCAGTTCACGACCGTGGTGTTGTGGCGCATGAAGGTCGCCATGGCCGGGCTGGTGATCGAGGTGCCCGGCCCCAGCAGGACACATGCCAGCGACGCGGTGGGGATGGGGACTCGGTGCACGGCTCCGGCGTCGGTTTCGACCTCCGCGCACACCCCGGTGTCGGTCTGCACCACCCGGCAGATGTCCACGAACAGGAAGGACAGCCCGTCCGACACGCGCGGCAGCATCGCCAGTGTCGGACGGGCCAGCGCCTTGCGGGCGTTGTCGGTGCTCATCTCACTCCTCGACCAGGGCGAGGCTGAGCAGTCCGCAGCCGTAGGACTTGCCGCGCCCGATGCCGTTGAGCACGGCGGCACGCACCGCGTCGGCGTCGGCGATGACGGCGCTGCCCTCGAAGCGCACGGCCGGGTGCCGGATCTTGCGGCGGCGGTGGGCGGTGCCGGGGTCGCGGGCGTCGTCGAGCGCCTGCGCGTAGGCGCTGCGCAGGTCCAAGCCGTTGGCGGCGGCCCGGGAGTGCCACCACTGGTCGGCGTCCGCTCCGCGAAGCGCCCAGGTGTACTCCTTCGGTTTCGGTGGCGGCTCTTCCAGGCCGAGGCGCCTGGTGTTGTTCTCGGACCTGCCGAGCCGTTTGGTGGGGCTGGCCACGATCCGGTAGCGGACGTGGCCGCCCTTCTCCAGCCGGGCCAGGAAGGGATCGAGGTCACGCGTCTGGACGTCGTGGTATCCGGGGCCGAGCCGGTCGAGCCGCAGCGGGGAGCGGCTCTGCACGAGCAGGTGCAGACCGGTCCGGGTCTCTTCGATCCGGAACAGCAGGCCCGACTGCTGGCTGGGGTTGGCGACCCGTTCCTCGCCGAGGTCGGCGGAGAGCCGGATCAGTGTGCGGTGCAGGTCACCGGCCGTGCGGAAGTCGGCCCGTGTCTGGCGGTGCCGCAGGTCGGGGACGATCTTGGTGAGCCACGTCATGCCGCCTCCCCGGCGTACTGTCCGACGTATGCGAAGAGTTTTTCCTGGTAGTCCCTGCCGGGGCCGGCCACCAGCGCCGAGGGGACCTCGGTGGGGACCACGCTGATCTGTCGCCGGGCGTAGCGGCGGCTCCCGCTCTCGAACGAGAGCGGGACGTCGCTGAGTACGGCGGTACCGCGTGCGTTCGTGTGCTCGCCGTGTTCGTGGATCGTGTCCACGACCACGGTCGTCGTTCCCTCCTCCACCCTGCGGTGGGGCAGCGGGACCGCCTGTACCAGTTCCCGTACCGGGTCGGCGACGCGGCGGCGCAGCACCAGCAACGGGTCGGGAACGAACGCACGCCGTCCCAGGTAGGGCTGCCAGTGCGGTGCGGCCAGCGCGTCGGCGACCTCGTCCGCGCCCGGTCCGGTGACGGCGACGGTGAACACCGCGTCGGCCAGGTAGGAGCGGCGGGTGACGATGGTCGTCTGCCCCTCAGGGCGCCGTTTTCCCTCAGCCGTGGGCACGGTGCGTTCCCTGGGTAGGCCGCCGCCGATCGTGTGGAAGTCGCTGAGCCGCACCCCGGCCCGGTCGACGCGGACGGTGAGGTCCAACTCCGCGTAGCGGTCCAGGGGGTCGCCGCGGCGCACCCCCTGGGCTGCGGCGAACATGCCGACCAGACCGGAGCGGCTCGGGTAGGGCAGGGTGTCGCGTTCCCCGAAAAC
This window encodes:
- the cas1e gene encoding type I-E CRISPR-associated endonuclease Cas1e, giving the protein MSTDNARKALARPTLAMLPRVSDGLSFLFVDICRVVQTDTGVCAEVETDAGAVHRVPIPTASLACVLLGPGTSITSPAMATFMRHNTTVVNCGAGGILNYGSFPAPNRTTKWIDRQARAYSDDQRRLEIATRMYEMRFGAEPPPSTSVERLRQLEGARMKALYRSLATKNRVKPFKRNYDPHDWDDQDPVNKALSAGNAALYGVVHSVLAHLGCHPALGFVHSGKQDAFVYDIADLYKAQTTVPLAFSLSRAENPEREARFRLRQDLKLYRLIPQIVRDVQALLSPDSPDEDRSEEETPRSGGPWQVVDLWDPVAGAVAGGVNYAEHTADDRES
- the cas2e gene encoding type I-E CRISPR-associated endoribonuclease Cas2e translates to MARLVMIATTAVPDHVRGALSRWMLEPVAGVYVGTMSARVRDELWSVVSASVGVGAAVCVHPDDNEQGFTIRTAGERRRTTVDFDGLQLIQLSALEEAEQEMPPVPEGW
- the cas5e gene encoding type I-E CRISPR-associated protein Cas5/CasD; translation: MNGFLMRLAGPMQSWGEHSVFGERDTLPYPSRSGLVGMFAAAQGVRRGDPLDRYAELDLTVRVDRAGVRLSDFHTIGGGLPRERTVPTAEGKRRPEGQTTIVTRRSYLADAVFTVAVTGPGADEVADALAAPHWQPYLGRRAFVPDPLLVLRRRVADPVRELVQAVPLPHRRVEEGTTTVVVDTIHEHGEHTNARGTAVLSDVPLSFESGSRRYARRQISVVPTEVPSALVAGPGRDYQEKLFAYVGQYAGEAA
- the cas6e gene encoding type I-E CRISPR-associated protein Cas6/Cse3/CasE, whose protein sequence is MTWLTKIVPDLRHRQTRADFRTAGDLHRTLIRLSADLGEERVANPSQQSGLLFRIEETRTGLHLLVQSRSPLRLDRLGPGYHDVQTRDLDPFLARLEKGGHVRYRIVASPTKRLGRSENNTRRLGLEEPPPKPKEYTWALRGADADQWWHSRAAANGLDLRSAYAQALDDARDPGTAHRRRKIRHPAVRFEGSAVIADADAVRAAVLNGIGRGKSYGCGLLSLALVEE